DNA from Thermoproteales archaeon:
CTTTTACGCATATTCTACACCGGAACTTTAGGCAACGATTAATATCTAGGAGTTCCATATAAAAGTCTAGCTTGGAGGTGGTAACGTGGTCATACTGGAGAAGATAAAACCGTTAACTGAAAAGCAGAAATTGTTCATAAACGCGTTGGCAAACGATAAAATACATCTTGTGGGGGCGTTTGGTCCAAGTGGAACAGGTAAAAGCTTTATCGCCAGCATATTTAGCATTGATATGTTGCTGATTGAAAAATATGAAAAATTCATAGTTTTCAAACCCATAGTTGACGTTAAAACGGGAAAGGAATACACTATAGCGGAGCTCGGAGAGATATACAACAAGGTGGCGCTGGATTATCTCTACGATATTACATCAAGTGTTATTCCCAGGAACGAGCTTAACAAGCTGATAAATGAGGATAGGTTGATAATAGCGGATCCTCATTTTCTAAGAGGTAGAACCTTTGACAATTCGATAATCTTACTAGATGACGCACAGCTGGTATCTTTTGAAACATTGACTGAGGTTTTGATGCGCATTGGACAAAACTCGAAACTTATTATTGCTGGCGATCCGGTATTGCAAAGGATAGATTCGGGAGAAAAGGATGGAGCAACTCTTGCGAGGGAATTGTTAATTGGCGAGGAAAAATCTGTTGTTGTGGATTTTGGGTTAAAGGATGTCGTAAGATTTGGAGCTAGGAGAGGGATAAAGCTGGCTTTAGAGTTGAGGATGAGAAGAAGAGCATTATCGGAGATTGAGCAAAAGATTCTAGAAACGAGCTATTTACATGCCCCAGACGCCGATATAGTAACCGTAGTCTATGTTAAAGACGAAAGGGAAAAGTATAAGCTAGA
Protein-coding regions in this window:
- a CDS encoding PhoH family protein, coding for MLEKIKPLTEKQKLFINALANDKIHLVGAFGPSGTGKSFIASIFSIDMLLIEKYEKFIVFKPIVDVKTGKEYTIAELGEIYNKVALDYLYDITSSVIPRNELNKLINEDRLIIADPHFLRGRTFDNSIILLDDAQLVSFETLTEVLMRIGQNSKLIIAGDPVLQRIDSGEKDGATLARELLIGEEKSVVVDFGLKDVVRFGARRGIKLALELRMRRRALSEIEQKILETSYLHAPDADIVTVVYVKDEREKYKLENVPDALIISKEDYLGRLVGRNGERIRAIEKDTELSLRAIELTLDLKPLITSLHPIGWIGKHIVDVDFAGPDLVVTVNFENYGAFLGAKGAHIRLIDSVMRKLLDVGVKVKQLQRTKEARGRRR